In the Pedobacter cryoconitis genome, TAATTTAACAAAGTATATACCCAGCAAATTACCTGGTAAAGCAGAACGTGCTAAACGGGATAAAGGGAAAAGATCTGGTGTCCAACCTGATCGTGGTTTATCATAGCCAGCCTGTGCAAAAACCCAGCTCACAAAACCTGCACACCAGGGCTGCCCTTTTTTTAAACTTACACTGGTCAAATAAGTCTCTACACGAAATCCGTCATTGTTTCCAGTCATTTCCCTCACCCCTATTTCTTTTTCCGCAATACGAACAAGAAGCTCTCTTTTTTGGCACTCCAGAGCGTTGAAGCTAAATTTCTTATTTAACAAATCGCGATCAAGCAAGCCGAAGCCACTAATAATAACAAAGCAAATGATGCCCAGTAAAAGCCTAATTGTTGCCATGACGGTAAAATATTAAATTGTGAAACCATAAATGTTAGAGCGGGTAACTTCATAAGTAGCCAAAACCATTGTAATAACCACCACGATAAAGCGGTTATTAAAAGAAAGCTAATCATGCTCAATAAAATCAATAGCCAGATACTTTGATCTATGCTACCTACCCTTTCATCAAATAAGTTGAGAAACCTGGGCGCAAAGCACCATATTAACAGCAAAACTGCGAATATCATTCCAGGTTCCGATCTTTTTAAGGAGGTATTAACAACCGGCGATAATTTAATTATACCCGGCAATTCTATAGTTTTTATATTCATCACATTTTAAATTTTAAGAATTTATCAGTTATTAGCAATCTTATTATATAAACCGGCAAACTCGTCAGCTTGCCGGTTTATTCAAATCCTACGCAATAGCTTTGACAGACCCCAGATAAACACTGGTACTTACCTTTTTACCATTTAAAGAAGAAAAGTAAAACCAGCAATGTAAAGTGTTACCAACGATAGTTTTAGACAGCATACGTGCTTCTAATTTACCAGCGGTTCTGACCGCGGTAGATGGAATTAGAAAATAATCCTTCGTTTCATCGTAAATTATTATACTAGCTCTATCCGTAGAACGCTCCAAACGTTCATCTTCTGTGTTAAAATCCAAAGGATCATAGGCCCAGCTGATTCCTACTTTACGTCCTGAAACTGGCACTGCTAAAAGGTCTTGTGGACTGTCCAACTTTCCAAGAGTCAGTTTTAACTTAGCATAATTGATCGTAAATAATGGAGACACACCTGAGATAGCTTCTTTCAGATTAAATTTAACCGCCTCGTTCATCGGGCCAGACAGTTTGTTGCCGGATTGGTATCCTTTACTCACAACCTCACTAATAGCACCTAAAAAACCGGTTATTAAGCCAAATTTTTTACGTTGATCAATTTGTGATCTGACTGGTGGCTTACTGGTTTTTTTGGGTAAACTTCTCATTACATCCAACGTACGCCAGCTGGCACCGATTACTGTTCCTACTTTTCCTGAGAATCCACCAAGGATTCCTGTTCTGATCTTTCCCATTTTCTTTAATTTTAAACAATGAATTATTCTATTAATTCAAGTCAATAGCATGCCGGCCGCTTAAACTCGTTAAACGAAAGTATATCAATAAATTAGCTAAAAAATAAATTGACCGCAATAGTCCGTTATTGTCCGCACTTGACCGCGTTTGACCGCAATTGTCCAACACTGAAAAAGCTTTATTTATTAAAAACAGGGTTAAAACAAGAAAGGCCCTCCAATTAAGGAGAGCCTTTGATAATAGCTGCTGCAAAATTAACCGAAGTTCAAACCTGGCATTTCCATCCATGAATGATTATCCTGATTGGTAAAAGTGCCGGGACTTAAGATTGCATCACATATGACAGCGGGATTAAATGATTTACTATTCAACAAGGTAATACCATTATAGAAACTCAAAAAAAGTACAGCGATGCTTAGACAACCGTCTGGAATTTTAAAAGAAAAATCAATCAGATTTATTAATTCTTCGTTTTTTTTAAGGGTAATGCTATACTTTTCCGGACTAAGAATTCTTTTACCATCTTTCAGCCGGATTAATCCGACTACGAATGTTAGTTTGCATTGAGTTGCATACTTTGGAAAACGCAATTTTGGCGCGTTACCTGACTCATCATAAACAATCTTCATAATTCCCTGATTGAGTTCGATTTTCGGTTTTAAATTCAAAATCTTTTTTACAGGAGATTTAATATTAAATTCAAAACCAGCCAAATTACCAAAACTGTTTCGCTTAAAAAGGTATCCCGTTTTTGTGGGATTCTCACATGCTGTAAGGACTGTAGTCAGCGCACTGGTGAATCGAAAAACATAACTTGTTTCGTTCATTCCACCGTTGGTATTATGAAATATGCCTCTAATATGTTTTCCAAGCATGCTACTTTTACCAAAATTCTCTGATGCCTTTTTGGTTTCCACTGATTGTTTCATTGTACCTGGCACAGGTCTTTTTGAAACAACCTGTACCCCATCTACTACTTTAAAAATGAAATCGCCCAGGATTCCCTTTAAAAATTTACCGTCGAAAATTGCCATAAATATTTTCTTTTTTATCAATGTAAAGCATTTGTGCTAAAGCGTATCATCCTGAGCAGGCAATGTCCATAATTGTCCGCGGCTGTCTGCAATTGTCCGTAGTTGTCCATGTTCTGGTCAAAGGAAAGATTATAAGGTTCATCAGTCTTCAACTAGTTATGCTTTGTTTGTGCCTGAGTGGTGGTCGGTGTAAGACCAAGCTTTAAACAGCCTTTAACCATAGGTACTCCAAGTCTTTTCAACTAGT is a window encoding:
- a CDS encoding peptidoglycan-binding protein, producing MATIRLLLGIICFVIISGFGLLDRDLLNKKFSFNALECQKRELLVRIAEKEIGVREMTGNNDGFRVETYLTSVSLKKGQPWCAGFVSWVFAQAGYDKPRSGWTPDLFPLSRLARSALPGNLLGIYFVKLKRIAHVGLTVNQKGDWVNSVEGNTNIQGSREGDGVYRKKRHIKTIYRISDWVKVD
- a CDS encoding DUF6266 family protein — encoded protein: MGKIRTGILGGFSGKVGTVIGASWRTLDVMRSLPKKTSKPPVRSQIDQRKKFGLITGFLGAISEVVSKGYQSGNKLSGPMNEAVKFNLKEAISGVSPLFTINYAKLKLTLGKLDSPQDLLAVPVSGRKVGISWAYDPLDFNTEDERLERSTDRASIIIYDETKDYFLIPSTAVRTAGKLEARMLSKTIVGNTLHCWFYFSSLNGKKVSTSVYLGSVKAIA